The nucleotide window GACAGTAGAAAGGTCAGCGTACAGGCGATCAGAGTCAGTCCAATTTTTTTGCTCCAGTATACTACTGTTATAGAGCACTTCATGAGTCTCCCCCTCTTCGAGTGGAGTCCTGCGTATGAAGGGCGGTTGGTCGTTTTTTGCGACGTGTGGAAGGCAACATGGACACCGAATGGGAGAAATCTCCCCGAATGAATGGGGACACGGGCGACAGATAGGACACACCATAACATTCCAGAGAAACCAGATGCACAATTAGCGCGAATAGCCCAATCATGAACCCGTATAATCCGAGAACAGAAGAGGCCAGAAGCATATAGATTCGAATCTGGGAGGTAACGCCACTTAGAACGGAGTTCACCAGGATGTAGCTGGAGATCACGGAGATCGCAACAGTCACAATAATGGTCGGAGATGTAATACCTGCGCGGATGGCAGCGTCCCCGATAATTAGCCCCCCAACAACGCTGACCGTCTGGCCTAAAGCCCTGGGGAGCCTACGTCCCGCTTCGTTAAACAATTCGAACATGAAGATCATCAGAAAAGCTTCCAGCGTAACTGGCATAGGCAGACCGATTCGGGTGCCTGCGATGGTTGCCAAGAGAGGCAGGGGAATCTGTTCCACATTGAAGCTGGTTAATCCAATATAGAAGGCCGGAAAAAAACAGGCAATAAACAATCCGGCGATTCGCAGAATACGTTCAAAGGTGACGATAAAGAAAGGGGTACTTTCATCCTCCGGTGACTTGAGTTGGTTAAATAAAGTGGTGGGTGCGATGGTAGCGATCGGAGACCCGTCAAACAAGACGGCAAAGCGTCCGTTAAGCAGAGAATCTACCACATAGTCCGGACGTTCCGTGCTGTCCGTTAGTGGGAAAATACTTTTCATTTCACCCATAATACTTCTCTCCATCAGAGACGTTCCGATCACGCCATCAATGTCGATCTGATCCAGATTTTTACGGGCTTCGCTCAGAATGTCGGGGTTAATGATGTCATCAATGTACAATAACGCAATAGACGTTTGGGTTCGTTTTCCTTTCACAAACTTTTCGTAACACATCGAGTCGGTCTTCATTCGTTTGCGGATCAGTGCGATATTGGTGCTGAGTTCTTCGGTGAACCCGTCACGGGGGCCTTTCACGGAGGTTTCGATCGCCGATTCTTCCGGTGAACGGCCCGGGATTGAGGCGATATCCATGCTGTAGGCGGCATCACCTTTACCGAAGAACAATATGAGTTGTCCGCTGAACAGGAGATGATTGATATTGGGTATATCTGTAATATCCTGAATTGGATTCAATGCGAGCCTTAGTTCAGAAGGCAAGGGGATATTGGCAGTTATCTCAGTTTGTTCAAGACGCGGTACGATGAACTTGTTGATCTGCTGAATGTCGGTCAGACCTTCGCAATATAACATGATAACAGGCACAATCGGATGATGATTACCAACGGAGTAGGATTGGACAACAACGTCGGCACAAGGCTGGAACATCTGCTGTAGTGAGATAAGCAGTGCTTCATGGGACTCTAGGTTAATCCGTGTGTGCTCCATGATGTTTCCTCCTCTGAGAGCGCGAACTGAACCAGGCAACAACCGTTGCGATGACACCAAGGCTGCCCAGATATAACACATTCAACGGGAAAATATAATGTACCAGCATTAATTCAAAAGTAATATCATCCATAGGATATAACATCATCATAATGAACAGGACTGTTAGTGCCCCGCAGGCAGCTTGTCTTCTAATGGCGGTTTTAATATTCCAAATCTCAACCACAATATACATGGCGAGGGAAATCCGTGTAAAAGAGCCTGCTAGCCACTGGTAGATGGAAAAAAAGTCAGTCTGTGCAATGTATTTGCCCAAGGAAGCAATTCTCCACTCCTCATAAGCCGGATAACGCATTTTGGCTGCTTCAAACGGATCAAATTCAACAATCGCCCCAATTAATGGACCCAGTGTTAATCCAATCATGATGAATGCAAGCAGCAGATACTGCCATAATCGAATACGAGAGCTCAGATGAGGCTGAATAAACCAGATGAACAGCAGTTCGAACATCCCGGCCAGACTATAGAGTGTACCTTCAAAAACGGGTGTCCATCCATGTTCAAGCACAGGTAACAATCGGCTGTAGTCCTTGTACTGTATATTTACAATGGCGACATAAAAGCCAAGCAGTACAACAACAGGTAACAACAATCCTGCTGTGAAAGCCAGTGATCGCATGCCTTTATAGGCGGTATATCCACATACCGCCATCAAGGCTATACTTGTCGCGATGACTGGCGTGTCAGGCAAATAATTTGTTTTGGCCCATGTGGTTGTATCAAACAAGGTGAAATAGATGACAGATAAAAAGAAGAGGCTGTTGCCAATACGGAAGAGCATTCCGATTGGTTTGCCCAGATGTGTGGTCAGCCAATTATTTAGCGTCTGGTGCTGAAGCTGTCGGGAGACATAAGCAAGCATGAGGGTGAACAGCAGAAAAGGACCTGCAGACACCAGAATCGATATCCATGCATCCCGCTTGGCCGTAGCCAGCAGGGCAGGGATAATCAACACGTGACTGATCAGGCCCATGGTTAGCATAATGAGCATTAAAGCTTGCAAAAATGAAGGTTTGGTAGGTTTCATGCTGAGGGGAACCTCTCTCTCCCTTATGGTCTGTTCTCAGCAGTGTTAACGTGATGAAGTCTTATCATACTGTTAGTAGAAATAACGAAACAAAGAAAATATTTCCATAAAGGATCACGCTTTTATCCCATTGACCAGCCTATGTTTCCTCCCGCTCATATTGGTGCCAAGTACACCGGCGATGATCAGTAATGCTCCGATAAAGTGATAGCCACTAACAGGTTCGTTCAGTATCCATGCACCCCCTACGATGGAGATGAGTGTGGACAGATTGCTGAATACACTCATTTGAGAAGCCTCCAGATGGGTCAGGGCATAGCTAGCGAGCAGGGTGGAGATCATGGTGGATAGGATCGCCAGATAAGCGAGTGCACCCAGATAGGATGCATCACCAAGTGGTTTGATGTAGTCCATCATGGAACCGCTGGACGCATGTCGGATCAGGGAAGCGGCGTTAAACACAATACAGCCAACCATCAGTGTGACCCATGTTAATTCCATCGGTTTATACTTCTGGGCTAATGGTCTCGCAAGCACACCATAACCTGCAAAACAAACTGTGGATAGCAGCAATAATGCAATGCCCTTCAGGTTACCCACTGACATGACACTTCCTTGCATCATGAAAATAAAAACCACTCCAGCGACAGACAGAAGCAGGAACAGCTTCTGCATCGTGGATGTGCGTTCCTTCAGGAAGACTGAAGCGAGAACGAGTGTGAATACAGGAGCCATAGCCTGAATAATACCGGCTTCCGATGAGTTGGAAGATACGAGTCCAAAGGCTTGAAAGGCAAAAAATAAAACGGGAGATAGCAGCCCCAGTGGAATAATTCGCCACAGATCACGAAGGCTCAGTCGTATTTTGATCCAGCCAAAAATGACAGGAATGCTGACAACGATCAGCGACAGGGCGAATCGGTGGGCAAGCACATCAATCGGATGTGCAACAGTGACGGTCATTTTAACAAATAGAAAAGATAGACCTATAATAGCCGCGTATAGAATAGCTGCGATATAAGCGTATCCCCTAGTGTGTGTTGTGTTCATGAATGCTCCTCCAATACAGTAGTCATAGCGTTTTATCTTTTATTATCTTGAAATATGTCAGGTTCGAGGCACATGCTGGCCTTATTCAATATACTGCCGGGTGCATCGTGCTACAATAGATAAAAGGTTGAACTGTATCGGTACAGTTGTTGGAGAGGGATGGGTGCATTGAGAAAATACGAAGTGATTGCCGAAGCATTAAAGCGGTGGATTCAGGAACAGATGCAGCAGCAGGATCGTCGCCAGTGGGCAGATAAGGGCATTCGACTGCCAGCAGTTCGAGTTGTAGCAGAACAATATCAATGCAGTGTAAGTACGGCGATTCGTGCATATGAGTGGCTGGAGCAGCGGCATTTGGTGTATGCCATACCTCAATCTGGCTATTATGCTGTACAGAACGGGACAGGTGCTCGGGACATGGACTGGCAGGGAGCATTGGACTTCGCTTCGGCTGCTCCCGATCCAAGGGTGTTCCCTTATGCAGACTTTCGTCATTGTGTGGATCAGGCGATGGAGAAGAAGCAGGCAGAGTTATTCATGTATGGAACGGATCAGGGATTACCTTCGCTTATTCTGCTGTTGCAGAAGCAGTTTGCGGATTATCAGGTGTTTGCGAGAACGGAGCAGTTCTTTATCACATCAGGTGTGCAACAGGCACTGGCTGTACTTGCATTGATGCCTTTTCCCAATGGAAAGAGAAAAGTATTGGTGGAACTACCGACCTATCACAATATGCCCTCCCTGCTGAGTGGGTTGAATGTGCCGATTGCCGGTGTGAGACGTGCCCTGGATGGACTGGACTGGGCCTCGCTTGAACGTCAGTTTGCTGAGGGAGATATCAAGTTTTTTTATGTCATGCCACGTTTTCACAATCCGATTGGCACTTCGTTAACGGTTGCTGAGAAGAAGAGACTAATCCGGCTAGCACAGCGGTACGATGTCTATCTGGTGGAGGACGATTATTTGGCCGATCTGGAGGACAACACGAAACAGGACCCGCTATGGTCTTATGATACGGAAGGTCGGGTCATCTATCTGAAGAGTTACTCCAAAATTTTGTTTCCAGGCTTACGCATTGGTGTAGCTGTTCTGCCCGCACCTTTAATCCAGTCCTTTGGTGCGTACAAAAAAATGATCGATATCGACACTTCCGTCCTGTCTCAAGCTGCTCTCGAAATCTATGTGCACAGCGGTATGTTTGCCCATCACAGGAAAGTGATCCGTAACCGGTATGCTACCCGGATGAACACGGTGCATGAGCAACTGGACTCATATCCAGATTTTGCTCCATTTATGGAGGCTCCTCGAACAGGAGGAGAGCATACCATATTGCCTTTGGCGGGTGATATGCCGCTTCGTGTTCTGGTGTCCCGGCTCAAAAAGCGCGGAGTCATCGTTGATACGACTGAACGGTATTATCCGGAGGGAACATATCAGGCGAATCAGGATCAGATGCTGCGCTTGAACATCTCCAATGTGCCGAAGCAGCGAATCGAAGAAGGAATACAGAAGATCCGGGAGGAAATTTTGAAACTTCAGATTAGGCAGAGATAACGTGAAGAATCGCAGTGTTGTCCGTAAATAACAAAAGGCGTCCACACAAGTTAATCACTTGTTGGACGCCTTTTCCATGAGTTGCTATCCATCAATCATACAGCTTGTACGCTACATGTGAATGAAATTAATCCGATTTATTCCTGAGCCATTGCCTTGAAGGAAGCTTCTGCGGCTTCCAAAGTAGCTTGAACATCCTCGTCTGTATGAGCCGTGGTCAGGAACCATGCTTCATATTTGGACGGAGCGAGGTTAATGCCACGGTCCAGCATGTGACGGAAGAAGGAAGCAAACAGCTCTCCATCCGTGTCTTGAGCATGATCGTAGTTCGTAACTGGGTGGTCACAGAAGTGGGTGGAGAATGCACCACGAATCCGGTTGATCGTTAGTGCAATGCCATGACGGTCAGCAGAAGCTTGCAGGCCTGCTGTCAGGTCGATAGCAAGACGTTCCATCTCTTCATATACACCCGCACTTTGCAGGACCTCCAGACAAGCGATACCAGCCGAGATGGATGCAGGATTACCAGCCATCGTTCCCGCCTGATAAGCCGGGCCGAGCGGAGCAACCTGCTCCATAACGTGTTTACGGCCGCCGTAAGCACCGATTGGCAGGCCGCCACCAATAATTTTACCAAGAGCCGTCAGATCCGGTTCAATCTCTGCATGATTATCGAGTCCGGCATACGTCTGAGTAGAACCGTAATGGAAACGGAAAGCCGTAATGACCTCGTCATAGATAACCAGTGAACCGTTAGCCCGTGTCATGGCACAGAGGCCTTCCAGGAAGCCAGGCTCCGGCATAACCATACCGAAGTTACCAACGATGGGTTCAACCATGACCGCGGCAACATCATCACCCCACCGCTCCAAAGCATCTTTCAGGGCTTCCAGGTCATTGTAAGGCACAGTAATGACTTCTTGTGCAATACTGGCTGGAACTCCCGCACTGTCGGGAATACCGAGCGTGGACGGGCCTGAACCGGCAGCTACAAGCACCAGATCGGAGTGACCATGGTAACATCCGGCGAATTTTACGATCTTGTTGCGTTTGGTGTAGGCACGAGCGACCCGAATTGTAGTCATAACCGCCTCTGTACCGGAGTTTACAAAACGAACTTTATCCATGGAAGGAATAGCTTCCTTCAGCATTTTGGCAAGCTTGATCTCAAGCTCTGTCGGGGTACCGTACAGCACGCCATTTGCTGCTGCTTCCGTAATTGCCTGTGTAATATGAGGGTGGGCATGTCCTGTAACAATCGGACCGTAAGCGGCCAGATAATCAATATAATGGTTGTCATCGACATCCCAGAAGTGAGCGCCTTGGGCTTTTTTCATAAATACAGGTGCACCGCCACCAACGGCTTTGAACGAGCGTGAAGGGCTGTTAACACCCCCAACAATATGTTCGAGTGCTTCTGCGTATAAAAGTTCGGAACGGGAACGTGATGTATTCATAAGATAACTTCCTTTCGTAATTCAAAATATAATAAAATAACAAGCTACAGAAAGATATGATGATTTTCTCATAAAGATATAGCCGGGCACAACGAGAGGGCAGCGTAATGGCTGCCCTCTGCATGTTTACATTACTGAGCCGGTTGCTCTGACTTTTGATCGTCACCACTGGCTGTTTTATCTTCGGTGCTGGTCGTACTATCATCCGTTGTAGCAGGTGGATGAATAATATCCTGAATATGCTGCTTCAGCTTCTCTTCATTTGTAACCGTCAATACTTGTGCTCCGCCTGCTGTACGTTCTTCTTTCAACAGGTTCATTGGCGGAATTTGCTCACTGCCATTCATGCTGCTTTGGTATCCAAGTCCACCGAGCTTCCACATATCAGAAAGCGTGAGATTCGTATCCACATACGGATTGACCTGTTCCAGAATGGCAGGCAGCTTGGCAATGGTAGTCGTTGACTGCATTTTCGCCGTTACAGCTTTCAGCAATTCACGCTGACGTTCGGAACGAGCAAAATCCGACATCGCATCATGACGGAAACGAACGTACATGAGCGCAGTCTCGCCATCCAGATGCTGATACCCTTTTTTGAGATCAATATCGTATTCATTATTGTCTGCTTTACTTGTATAGTGCATGTCCTTCTCCACATCAAAATCGACACCGCCAACGGCATCCACCAATTTGATGAATCCTTGGAAATCCGTATACACATAATACTGTACAGGAATGCCAAGCAGGTCACCGGCAGCTTGCATTGCTGCGTTAGGGCCATGGGTGATGGCTGTGTTGATCCGCTCCTTGCCATACCCGTCAATATCGACGTATGTGTCGCGCAGAATGGAGAACAGATTAATTTTTTTGGTAAGGGGGTCAAGCGATACGACCATCATGCTGTCGGAGCGGGGAACTTCGCCTTTTTTCAATCCACGTGCATCGACACCCATAACGAGAATATTTACCGTTTCTGTGCCTTCCCATTTTGGTGGGTCAGGAGTATTTACTTTCTCCACATTTTCGATACCTGCGAAGGGTGAATCGTCACCGTCCTTTGCCAAACCGTCCAACTGATTGAGAATAGAACCGAAATAGTATGCCGCTGCTCCTCCGATAATTAACACGAAGGCGGCAAGAGAAATCCAGATGGTTCTCTTCGTCTTTCTGGTCATGCTAGCTCTCCTTTGTATTTGAGATGAAATAAAAAACGAGTTCGGGTATTGCTGAATTTTGACTGATACCATTATAATTTCTTTTTGGGCTACAAGCAATTTCAACAAAATCCAAGTGAGGTATAATCATGCTGGCGATTGATGTCAAAGATTTGCGCAAGTCGTTTAGCGTCCAGAAAAGCCGAGGTGGGCTGAAGGGCGCATTCCAAGACCTGTTTGCACGTCAATACCAGGAGGTATTGGCTGTAAATGATATTTCATTTCAGATTCCGCAAGGCGAAATATGCGGATATATTGGGGAGAACGGTGCCGGTAAATCAACAACAATTAAGATGTTGACCGGCATTTTGGTGCCTACTTCAGGGCAAATATCGGTTGGTGGATATGTTCCGTATCAGGAACGGGAGAAGTTTGTACAGAATATTGGTGTTGTTTTTGGTCAGCGCAGTCAATTGTGGTGGGATATTGGCGTTATTGAATCCTTCCATTTATTGCGCAAAGTATATCGTGTAGGAGAGGCTGATTTCCGCAAACGTCTGGATGAACTGGTTGAGCGGCTGCAGCTGCAGGACCTGTTAAGCCGTCCGGTACGTAAGCTCAGTCTCGGTCAGCGCATGCGCTGTGAGTTGGTGGCAGCCTTGTTGCATAACCCGAGTATTGTTTTCCTGGACGAGCCAACCATTGGCTTGGATATTGTCGTGAAGTCGGAGATTCGAGATTTCCTGAAAGACATGAACAAGGAGCATGGAACGACTATTTTGCTCACAACCCATGATTTGCAGGACATTGAGGCCTTGTGTTCCCGGGTCATCATGCTTGATGCAGGCAACATCATCTATGATGGGGGTCTGGATCATCTGAAGTCCCAATGGGGCAAAGAACGGGAAATCCGCTTCAAATTCGGTTCAGCGCACAACATTAGTCAGATGCAGGAATGGACTGCGGCATTGCCTGTACGTTGGACGGTTGAGAATGAATTGTCCGCATCCGTATGGATTCCGCTGGAACTGAACGTTTCGGATGTACTCGGACGTGTCGTTGGACAAGCTGATATTACCGATATTCAGATTATCGAGATCAACACGGATGAGATTGTGCGCAGTATATACCAATCCGGTTCCGCAGAGCGTCCCGAGATTGTGGGAGCAGGGAAAGAAGCGGTGGGTGTATCCTGAGATGAATAGTGCATTTATTGATTTTATGCGCATCCGTTTTCTAACGATGCTGGCATACCGGGTGAATTATTACTCCGGCATTTTGATATATACGCTGAATATCGGCGTGTATTACTTTACCTGGCAAGCCATTTACGGTAGCAGTGGTGAACTTGGCGGCTTCACGGCAGCGCAGATGACCACGTATATCGCCGTATCCTGGATGGCACGTGCTTTTTACTTTAACAACCTGGATCGGGAGATTGCCGCAGACATACGGGATGGCTCCATTGCGATTCAATTCATCAGGCCGATCAATTACGTTATGGTCAAAATGATGCAGGGTCTTGGCGAAGGCATTTTCCGTTTCCTGCTGCTCATGATTCCGGGGATGCTTATTGCCATTCTGTTGTTCCCGGTTGAATTGCCTACGGCGCCATCCGCTTGGATTGGCTTTCTCGTCATGCTGTTCTTCAGTTTCCTCATTAATTCCCAGATTAATGTGATAACGGGACTGGCGGCATTCTTTGTGGAAAACAATGAAGGCATGATGCGTATGAAACGCGTCGTGGTTGATTTGTTCTCCGGTCTAATCATCCCGATCAGCCTGTATCCAGGCTGGATGTCCGCGGTGATGAAGGTATTGCCTTTTCAGGCCATTACGTATCTGCCCGGTTCCGTGTTCACTGGAAGAGTGGAAGGTACCGCCATCTGGAGTGTACTCGGTATTCAGGTGTTCTGGTTTGCCGTGCTGCTGCTTCCGATGGTACTGATCTGGCGTAAGGCGCGCAAGCGTCTGTTCGTGCAAGGGGGATAACGGATATGTACTATATGGGTCTGATCTGGGAATATTTGAAGAACTACATGAAAACACGTCTTACGTACCGTGCCGACTTCTGGGTGGAGATCTTATCGGATCTGCTGTTCCAGGCGACCAACCTGATCTTTATCTTCGTGGTCTTCCGTCATACGGATAACCTGGGCGGCTGGAGTGAGAGTGAAGTACTCTTTGTGTATGGATATTTTATGGTGCCCTATGGCATCTTTAGTTGCTTTATTAATCTGTGGGGATTCAGTGAGCGGTACATCGTCAAAGGTGAGATGGATCGGATCCTGACACGCCCTGCACATAATCTGTTCCAGATCTTGCTTGAAAATGTAGACCCGCCTGCACTCGTGGGCTCGTTTATCGGCTTGATCATCATGATCTTTAGCGGAGCAGAGATGGGTCTGATGCTGGAATGGTGGCATATCCCTGCATTGATTATTTTGGCACTCAGCTCAGTCATGATCTATGCGGGTATCTATACCACACTGACTTCGTTGTCCTTTTACTCGGATGCGCCAACAGGTATTCTGCCGTTGATGTATAACATTCAAGGATACGGACGCTACCCGGTAACGATCTATAACCGTGCCATTCAGGTGCTGTTAACCTGGATCATTCCGTTTGCCTTCGTGGGGATCTATCCCGCAGCCTTGTTCTTGGAAAGGTCCGAGATGCATCGCATGGCGCTGCTTACACCTGTGATGGGATTGGTGTTTGGCTCCATGGGCTTGCTTCTGTGGAATTTTGGCGTGAAGCGGTATCGCGGAGCAGGTTCATAATAACGCCCTATAGCAATTCATGGGGGAGATTTAGGGAGGAACTGACATGACGTTAAATATAGGCGAATTGGCACCGGATTTTGAGCTTCCGTCCAGTACGCGAGAACCGGTAAAGCTTTCGGATTACCGCGGACAGCGGGTACTGCTTTATTTTTACCCCAAGGATATGACTTCGTCCTGTACGCAACAGGCTTGTGATTTCCGGGATCGACATGCTGAATTTGAAGGACTGAACACGGTCATTCTCGGAATCAGCACCGATCCGATGAAACAACATGACAAGTTTATTGCCAAATATGGACTTCCGTTCACTTTGTTATCGGATGAAGAGCACGTTGTAGCCGAGCAATACGGTGTATGGCAGCTGAAGAAAATGTATGGAAAAGAGTATATGGGGATGGTTCGCTCTACATTTCTGATTGATGAAGAGGGGACGTTGATCAAGGATTGGTCCAAAGTTCGGGTCAAAGGACATATTGAGGCGGCCCTTGAAGCGCTGAAGGCCATATAGGCTACCCAGGTAAAATATTTACCAATAATATAAAGGCTGTGCTCGCGGAAGTTGCCGTGAACACAGCCTTTTGCATATTCGGATTTTTCAATCAGAGGGAATTGTTTTGCTTCCTTTTGTTGGAACGAATGCGATGAACCAGCAGGAGGAACAGCGGGATAATGAAGCTGACGGTGATATCCCAGTCTACCCAAGCAGGCATGATCGTAGTGGTGTAGAAAATAACATTTGGAGCAATCAGGACACCGAGGGCGAATAATAACAGAGCCGAAGGCAGAATGAGAGGTTTATACGTCTTTAATCGAAATAATTGTGCTGTTCCCAGCACAAAGGCGAATAGATATAGCAGACTTTTGAAATAGGTAGATATTAACCAGGCGATGGCCATGAACGCTTCGATACGTTCGAAGAAATTACCTATATTAATTTTCTGCGAAAGGGCGTATGAGATATAGATGCTATGCTGCGTCAGTATAGGTCCCATCACCATGAGCGAAATGAGCAATAGCAAGCTTAACAGTAATCCTCCGAAGAAAGTAGCTAACAGAAAATCCCGCTTAAAATGAGGCCCTGAATTTACATATGGGAGAAACACGGAGAGAACGATAAGCTCGCCAAAGGAAGTAAATGCTGCGCGGATGATTGATTCCACAAGATGTATCCAGGGTGTGTTAAAGTACGGCTGCAGATTTGCGCTTTCAGCTTGAGGCATGAGTCCCAAATAGAGAGAAATAATAAACAACAAAACGACAGGGGTCAACAGTTCGGAGCTTAACCCAATAGTCCGAAAACCATGAATAAGCCCCCAGGCAAGGGTGCAAATGATCATCAGAATAATGACCCGAATTGGGGTCTTTAGATAAATTTGGGTAGTCAAGAAGTCACCGACCTCACGGACACATATGGATGCACCAATGGCAAAATAAAATAGATAAGCAATTGAAAGCACGGAACCAGCCCATGTCCCGAGTATTTTTTTGCAAATTTCAAAAAGACTCAACTGAGGATATGTTCGATGGAGTTTGTACAGAATCCACATGATACCAACACCGATCGGCAGACTAACTAGAGAACAAAACCATGCGTCCTGCTTGCCTACTGCGGTAACGAGTGAAGGATAGATGAGAACCATATCTCCAACCATGACCAGGAAAGTGAGCAGGGTGAACTGCCGAATCGTGAGTTTTTCTTTCATCAACATGTTCTATACTCCTTCCCGTGGATTAATACTTTAGCATCTTTCAAAATTATCCTTCCGTTGTTGGTTGGGGTTGTGAATTGGATTTTCTGCGCGACTTCACTAAGGTTATTAGAACCAGCATACCCGGCAGTATGATACCTAACGTGGTATCCCAATCTACCCAGTACGGAACGATGGTGATGATGATAAACGTCAGACTAGGCGCTATGAGATTGGCCATTCCATATACGAGCATGGTCGATGGCAGAATGAGCATCTTGAACTGCTTTAGCTTGAAGAGTTCTGCACATCCAACAATAAAGGCATACAAGTAGATCATTGCTTTGAAATAGGTGGAGATGAGCCACGAGCAAGCCATGATCACCTCGATTCGCTCAAAGAATCCGCCAATGCTAATCTTCTGAGACAAAATAAAGGAAGCGTATATATTGTGTTGGGTAAGAAAAGGTCCGAGTACGAGCATGGATATCGTAACCAGAACAGCAAGGATCAGGTTGCCCAGCCCCGCAGAAATAATGATGTCACGCATACGATGGCGGCTTCTTGCAACGTAGGGCAGGATCATCAAAATGGGAATGGTTTCGCCGATGGGGTATATGATACTCACCAGAATACCCTGAGCTATGGATACAACGCCCGTATCTGTTACGGGCTCCAGATTACTGGTGTCCACCTGTGGCAGAAGACAGAAGGCGAGTACCACGATGAACAATATAGCGATGGGCATGAGCAGTTCACTAGTTCTCGCGATGGTCTCCAAGCCATGGTATACACCCCATCCGATAGCAATAACAAACATGAGAATGATGACACGTATAGGCGTATACTGAAAAATTTGGGAGGTCATGAAATCACCAACCTCCCGGGTATGTGTGGATGTACCAATCAAGAAGAAGAACAGGTAGAAGCATGAAAAAAGGGTGCCAGGCCAAAAACCCAAAGTACTTCGGGCAATCTGCACCAGATTTTTCCCCGGATGCATACTGGCCAATTTCATAATCAGGGCCATGAGAGCCATCCCGAGTGGGACACCAATAAGGGCACATATCCAAGCATCTTGCTTGGCATAGGACGTGATGACGGAGGGGTAGATCAGCATCATATCTCCAACCACTAACATAAATGTTAGGGTGGATAATTGTCTTATTCCGATCTGTCCCTTTTCAAGCATGATGTACCCTCCTCCCTCTTCTAAGTTCCAGTCAAACGTGCTAATAAATGGTTCACAGGCTCATAGATCCACATAATGATATAGAGTGGGCTGGGGAATTCCCACAAATTGGACGCTATGACACCGAAGACTGTAGCCGTAAGAAGCATTGCACTATATACGGCGGTTTCTCTCCACTCCTTCCGGCGAATGAGACCAGGCAGATCAACCCAGCCAATAATCACTGCTACGATGATAACCGCGAGTGTAAGCAACACTTCTCTCACTCCTTCATTTCATTCTTGAATGAATCGTCCAGTGTACCCACACGTTTAATCTGCACAGTGGCTTTGTATTCGATATCCAGATCTTCAAAATGTTTGTCCCAGTCACTTTCCATCGTTTTGAATAGTTTGGGGTCAGCATGGTACACTTCCTG belongs to Paenibacillus sp. FSL H8-0079 and includes:
- a CDS encoding glutamate-1-semialdehyde 2,1-aminomutase, with product MNTSRSRSELLYAEALEHIVGGVNSPSRSFKAVGGGAPVFMKKAQGAHFWDVDDNHYIDYLAAYGPIVTGHAHPHITQAITEAAANGVLYGTPTELEIKLAKMLKEAIPSMDKVRFVNSGTEAVMTTIRVARAYTKRNKIVKFAGCYHGHSDLVLVAAGSGPSTLGIPDSAGVPASIAQEVITVPYNDLEALKDALERWGDDVAAVMVEPIVGNFGMVMPEPGFLEGLCAMTRANGSLVIYDEVITAFRFHYGSTQTYAGLDNHAEIEPDLTALGKIIGGGLPIGAYGGRKHVMEQVAPLGPAYQAGTMAGNPASISAGIACLEVLQSAGVYEEMERLAIDLTAGLQASADRHGIALTINRIRGAFSTHFCDHPVTNYDHAQDTDGELFASFFRHMLDRGINLAPSKYEAWFLTTAHTDEDVQATLEAAEASFKAMAQE
- a CDS encoding LCP family protein; translation: MTRKTKRTIWISLAAFVLIIGGAAAYYFGSILNQLDGLAKDGDDSPFAGIENVEKVNTPDPPKWEGTETVNILVMGVDARGLKKGEVPRSDSMMVVSLDPLTKKINLFSILRDTYVDIDGYGKERINTAITHGPNAAMQAAGDLLGIPVQYYVYTDFQGFIKLVDAVGGVDFDVEKDMHYTSKADNNEYDIDLKKGYQHLDGETALMYVRFRHDAMSDFARSERQRELLKAVTAKMQSTTTIAKLPAILEQVNPYVDTNLTLSDMWKLGGLGYQSSMNGSEQIPPMNLLKEERTAGGAQVLTVTNEEKLKQHIQDIIHPPATTDDSTTSTEDKTASGDDQKSEQPAQ
- a CDS encoding ABC transporter ATP-binding protein — encoded protein: MLAIDVKDLRKSFSVQKSRGGLKGAFQDLFARQYQEVLAVNDISFQIPQGEICGYIGENGAGKSTTIKMLTGILVPTSGQISVGGYVPYQEREKFVQNIGVVFGQRSQLWWDIGVIESFHLLRKVYRVGEADFRKRLDELVERLQLQDLLSRPVRKLSLGQRMRCELVAALLHNPSIVFLDEPTIGLDIVVKSEIRDFLKDMNKEHGTTILLTTHDLQDIEALCSRVIMLDAGNIIYDGGLDHLKSQWGKEREIRFKFGSAHNISQMQEWTAALPVRWTVENELSASVWIPLELNVSDVLGRVVGQADITDIQIIEINTDEIVRSIYQSGSAERPEIVGAGKEAVGVS
- a CDS encoding ABC-2 family transporter protein, whose amino-acid sequence is MNSAFIDFMRIRFLTMLAYRVNYYSGILIYTLNIGVYYFTWQAIYGSSGELGGFTAAQMTTYIAVSWMARAFYFNNLDREIAADIRDGSIAIQFIRPINYVMVKMMQGLGEGIFRFLLLMIPGMLIAILLFPVELPTAPSAWIGFLVMLFFSFLINSQINVITGLAAFFVENNEGMMRMKRVVVDLFSGLIIPISLYPGWMSAVMKVLPFQAITYLPGSVFTGRVEGTAIWSVLGIQVFWFAVLLLPMVLIWRKARKRLFVQGG
- a CDS encoding ABC-2 family transporter protein; its protein translation is MYYMGLIWEYLKNYMKTRLTYRADFWVEILSDLLFQATNLIFIFVVFRHTDNLGGWSESEVLFVYGYFMVPYGIFSCFINLWGFSERYIVKGEMDRILTRPAHNLFQILLENVDPPALVGSFIGLIIMIFSGAEMGLMLEWWHIPALIILALSSVMIYAGIYTTLTSLSFYSDAPTGILPLMYNIQGYGRYPVTIYNRAIQVLLTWIIPFAFVGIYPAALFLERSEMHRMALLTPVMGLVFGSMGLLLWNFGVKRYRGAGS
- the bcp gene encoding thioredoxin-dependent thiol peroxidase is translated as MTLNIGELAPDFELPSSTREPVKLSDYRGQRVLLYFYPKDMTSSCTQQACDFRDRHAEFEGLNTVILGISTDPMKQHDKFIAKYGLPFTLLSDEEHVVAEQYGVWQLKKMYGKEYMGMVRSTFLIDEEGTLIKDWSKVRVKGHIEAALEALKAI